The genome window CAGCCGGATCGGCGTGTTCCTCGGTTACCGGGTGACTGTCTGCGACGCCCGCCCGGTCTTCGCGACGGCTGCCCGCTTCCCGGAGGCGCACGAGGTGGTGTGCGACTGGCCGCACCGCTACCTGGAGAACACCGAGGTGGACGGGCGCACCGTGCTGTGCGTCCTCACGCACGACCCGAAGTTCGACGTGCCGCTGCTCGAGGTCGCCTTGCGCAGGCCGGCGGCCTACATCGGCGCGATGGGCAGCCGGCGCACCCACGAGGACCGGCTACGGCGGCTGCGAGAGGCGGGGCTCACCGATCAGCAGTTGGGCCGGCTGCACTCGCCCATCGGGTTGGACCTCGGCGCCCGCACCGCGGAGGAGACGGCGGTGTCGATCGCCGCCGAGATCGTGCAGCACCACTGGGGCGGCAGTGGCCGGCCGCTGGCGCAGACCACGGGCGACATCCACACCGACGGTGTGCAGACACGGCCGGTGAGTGCGTGAGCCGTCCCTCCGGAACCGCCGACAGCAAGCACGCGCCGGTGCGGGTCGCCGGGCTACTGCTCGCCGCGGGCGCCGGCCGCCGCATGGGCGGCCCGAAGGCCCTGGTCGAGGTGGACGGGGAACCGCTGGTACGGCGCGGCATCCGGTTGCTCACGGACGGCGGCTGCGACCCGGTGGTCGTCGTCGTGGGGGCGTGTGCGGACGACGTGCGGGCGCTCAGCCTCGGCACGACGGTCGTCGAGGCCGACGCCTGGGCGACCGGCATGGGCGCCTCCCTGCGCGCCGGGCTGGCGGCGCTGGGCGCCACCGACGCCGCGGCCTGCGTCGTCGCGCTGGTGGACCAGCCGCTCGTCACGCCGACCGCGGTGCAGCGGCTGCGCGCCGCGCACGACACCGGCGCCACGGCGGCGGTCGCGTGCTACGACGGCCGCCCGCGCAACCCGGTGCTGCTCGACCGGTCGGTCTGGGCCGACGTCGCGGCGGCTGCGCAGGGCGACGAGGGCGCGCGGGTGTGGCTGCGGGCCCATCCGGGGCAGGTCGTGCCTGTCGACTGCACCGACGCCGGCTCGGCCGACGACCTCGACACGCCGCAGGACCTGGCAGCGCTGGACATCCCCGCACGACGGAAGGCAGCCCGATGAAGCTCGAGAACCGGTTCACCGTCCCCGTCCCCGTCGACGAGGCCTGGAGGGTGCTGCTCGACGTGGAGCGGATCGCGCCGTGCATGCCCGGTGCGACCCTGACCAAGGTCGAGGGCGACTCCTTCGAGGGCACGGTCAAGGTGAAGGTCGGCCCGATCAACCTCACCTACGGCGGCAAGGCGTCGTTCGTCTCGAAGGACGACGCGACGCACGTCGCGGTGATCGAGGGCAGCGGCAAGGAGACCCGCGGCACCGGCACCGCCAAGGCGCTGATCACCTGCCGGCTGCTCGCCAACGGCGACACCACCGACGTGGAGGTCGACACCGACCTCAACGTGACCGGCAAGCCGGCGCAGTTCGGGCGCGGTGTGCTGGCCGACGTCAGCGGCAAGCTGGTCGACCAGTTCGCCCGCTGCCTGTCCGGGGAGATCGCGGCGGGCACGCCGCAGTCCGAACCGCTGTTCAGCGCAGTGGCGGCCGACATGGGTGCGCCGGAGGGCCTGCAGCCTCCGCCGGCCGTGGTCCGCCCGCCGGCGGAGGCGATCGACCTGCTCGGCACCGCCGGCGCGCCGGTGCTCAAGCGGCTGGCACCCGTGCTGGCCGGGATCGCTGTGCTCCTGCTGCTGGTCCGCCGGCTGCGGCGCTGAGGCGGCGCGCCCGGCCGGCAGTTCCGGCACCGCCGGGCTCAGGCGGCGGGTTCGACCACCTCGCCGCCGATCACCTCGCCGCCGAGCGCCCCGGCGACCTGGTCGGCGGTCTCGCGCAGCACGGTCTGGACCGCCCAGTTCTCGCCGAGCACGACGCTGGCCAGCTCGTCCTTCTCCGCCACATAGCTCTCCCGCTCGGCGGCGGAGGCGAAGCGCAGCAGGACGATGTCCTCGGAGCCGTTGATGATGCAGCTCTGCGCGTCGGTGACGCCGGGGAAGCTGCCCTGCTGCAGTTCCTCGCACGGTACGCCGGCCGCCTCGAGCGCCTCGTGGACCTCCTGGGTGCTCTCGACGGTGTCGCCCCCGCCCGGCGCTCCCGCGCTCGTGGACGGGGCGGCGACGGTCGGGTCGTCCTTCCCGCTGCCGCTGCAGCCGGTCAACGCCAGGGCCAGGGCCAGGGCGGCGGCGGGCAGGGCTGCGATGGGTGTCCTCATGCGGCCAAGCCTGCCAGGCCGCTGCGGCCGGGCGGTGGGTGGGCGAGGATGCAGGCATGCCCTCCCGTCGCCTGCTCATGGTCGTGGCCGTGGTGTCTGTGCTGCTGGTCGTCGCCGCAGGTGCGAGCCGGACCACGTACGAGGCCGGGGGCGTGCAGGTCGAGTGTCCCGACCGGGTCTGGTCGTCGGCGTTGCAGGGCCTGACGGACCGTGACCCGGATCCCTGCGCGGCCGCCGCGCAGTCGCGGCTGTTCAGCGTCGCCGCCGCGCTGATGGGCCTGGTGCTGATCTCCGGGCTGCTCAGCCGGCGGGAGTGAGCACCCGGCGTACGGCGTCGCGCGTGCTCTCGAAGGCCAGCTCCGGCAGGTCGTCGGCGCCGAAGAAGTCGGCGTCCAGCGCGTCGTCACCGGCCGCCAGTCGACCGCCGACGACCTCGGCCTCGAAGGCGAGGAAGAACGAGGCGCCGTGGTGCCCGCCGGTGACCTCGCTCGGGTAGACCTCCACCACGCGGCCCACCTGCACCTGCAGTCCCGTCTCCTCCGCCGTCTCCCGCGCGGCCGCGGCCCGGGGGTCCTCGCCTGCGTCGACGTAGCCCGCCGGCAGCGCCCAGAGCCCCTGTCCCGGGCCGATGCCGCGGCGCACGAGCAGCAGCTGTCCGGCCTGCACGACCACGACACCGACGCCGACCTTCGGGTCGCGGTGATGGGTGCGGCCGCAGCCGGTGCAGACGGGGTGCCGCCCGGAGTGCTCGAGCGGCGCCGCGCAGGCGGGACAGAAGGCCGGGGCGTCCATCCGGGCAGCGTGACACGTCAGGCCACGGCTGGGTCGACGCAGTAGCCTGCCGTTCCCGGCTGCGGCCCCCAGGTCGGCGCCGGCTTCGGACGACAGCCAGCCGACCTCGCGAACAGGAGCGCCGCGTGACGCCCGAGGAGATCGCCGCCGGACGGGAGCGTTGGCGGTTGCGCTTCGATGCGGCGCGCACGCGCGAGGCCGACTTCACCACGCTGTCCGGTGTCGCGGTGGAGCCGGTCTACGGCCCGCGACCGGGGGACACCTACGAGGGCTTCGAGCGGATCGGCTGGCCCGGCGAATTCCCCTTCACCCGGGGGCTGTACGCCACCGGCTACCGCGGCCGGCCGTGGACGATCCGGCAGTTCGCCGGCTTCGGCAACGCCGAGCAGACCAACGCGCG of Mycobacteriales bacterium contains these proteins:
- a CDS encoding SRPBCC family protein, translated to MKLENRFTVPVPVDEAWRVLLDVERIAPCMPGATLTKVEGDSFEGTVKVKVGPINLTYGGKASFVSKDDATHVAVIEGSGKETRGTGTAKALITCRLLANGDTTDVEVDTDLNVTGKPAQFGRGVLADVSGKLVDQFARCLSGEIAAGTPQSEPLFSAVAADMGAPEGLQPPPAVVRPPAEAIDLLGTAGAPVLKRLAPVLAGIAVLLLLVRRLRR
- a CDS encoding nucleotidyltransferase family protein; translation: MSRPSGTADSKHAPVRVAGLLLAAGAGRRMGGPKALVEVDGEPLVRRGIRLLTDGGCDPVVVVVGACADDVRALSLGTTVVEADAWATGMGASLRAGLAALGATDAAACVVALVDQPLVTPTAVQRLRAAHDTGATAAVACYDGRPRNPVLLDRSVWADVAAAAQGDEGARVWLRAHPGQVVPVDCTDAGSADDLDTPQDLAALDIPARRKAAR
- a CDS encoding NUDIX domain-containing protein, which gives rise to MDAPAFCPACAAPLEHSGRHPVCTGCGRTHHRDPKVGVGVVVVQAGQLLLVRRGIGPGQGLWALPAGYVDAGEDPRAAAARETAEETGLQVQVGRVVEVYPSEVTGGHHGASFFLAFEAEVVGGRLAAGDDALDADFFGADDLPELAFESTRDAVRRVLTPAG